One region of Myxococcus xanthus genomic DNA includes:
- a CDS encoding glycoside hydrolase family 57 protein, translated as MSLGSLALVLHAHLPFVRHPEHEDFLEEDWLYEAISETYLPLLQVFDGLAEDGVPFRLAMTLSPTLVSMLRDELLMSRYARRLDLLCELGAREVHRTRDDATFGPIARFYRDHFESLRRAFHDRYKRDLVAAFRRLQDAGYLDILTCNATHGFLPLMQQVPEAVRAQVTVAANHYRQHFGRDPAGIWLAECGYYPGLDRLLASERIRYFFVDTHGLTDAVPRPLHGPYAPVFTEAGVAAYARDPESSQQVWSTEHGYPGDPDYREFYRDIGWDLDLDYIRPFIQPTGERKNTGFKYFRITGKTNEKRPYDPLAARERASVHAGNFLFNRQRQIEDLASRLGGREPVVVAPYDAELFGHWWFEGPQFLDFLIRKVAYDQKTFRLVTPLDDLREHPENQVATPPLSSWGAGGYANMWLDGSNDWIYRHLNHCAKQMVELARDFPDAGELQRRALNQAARELLLAQSSDWAFIMKTGTMVEYAQRRTREHILRFQRLHEQLRGGSLDEGWLSLVEGRDNLYPELDYRLYLPA; from the coding sequence ATGAGCCTGGGCTCCCTCGCGTTGGTGCTCCACGCGCACCTTCCCTTCGTTCGGCACCCCGAGCATGAGGATTTCCTCGAGGAGGACTGGCTCTACGAGGCCATCTCCGAGACGTACCTCCCGCTGCTCCAGGTCTTCGACGGACTGGCGGAGGACGGCGTCCCGTTCCGCCTCGCGATGACGCTGTCTCCAACGCTCGTCTCCATGCTGCGCGACGAGCTGCTGATGAGCCGCTACGCACGGCGGCTGGACCTGCTCTGCGAACTGGGCGCGCGAGAGGTGCATCGGACGCGAGACGACGCCACCTTCGGCCCCATTGCCCGCTTCTACCGGGACCACTTCGAGTCCCTGCGCCGCGCGTTCCATGACCGCTACAAGCGCGACCTCGTCGCCGCGTTCCGGCGGCTCCAGGACGCGGGCTACCTGGACATCCTCACCTGCAACGCGACACACGGTTTCCTGCCGTTGATGCAGCAGGTGCCCGAAGCCGTCCGCGCGCAGGTGACGGTGGCCGCGAACCACTACCGCCAGCACTTCGGCAGGGACCCCGCCGGCATCTGGCTCGCCGAGTGCGGCTACTACCCGGGCCTGGATCGCCTGCTGGCGAGCGAGCGCATTCGTTACTTCTTCGTCGATACGCACGGCCTGACGGACGCCGTGCCCCGGCCCCTGCATGGCCCCTACGCACCCGTCTTCACCGAGGCGGGCGTCGCCGCGTATGCCCGAGACCCGGAGAGCAGCCAGCAGGTGTGGAGCACCGAGCACGGCTACCCGGGCGACCCGGACTACCGCGAGTTCTACCGGGACATCGGCTGGGACCTGGACCTGGACTACATCCGCCCGTTCATCCAGCCCACCGGCGAGCGCAAGAACACCGGCTTCAAGTACTTCCGCATCACCGGGAAGACGAACGAGAAGCGCCCCTATGATCCGCTCGCCGCGCGTGAGCGGGCCTCGGTGCATGCGGGCAACTTCCTCTTCAACCGCCAACGGCAGATTGAAGACCTGGCCTCGCGCCTGGGCGGCAGGGAGCCGGTGGTCGTCGCGCCCTATGACGCCGAGCTCTTCGGCCACTGGTGGTTCGAGGGGCCCCAGTTCCTCGACTTCCTCATCCGCAAGGTCGCGTATGACCAGAAGACGTTCCGGCTGGTGACGCCGTTGGATGACCTGCGGGAGCACCCGGAGAATCAGGTGGCGACGCCGCCGCTGTCCTCGTGGGGCGCGGGCGGTTACGCCAACATGTGGCTCGACGGCAGCAATGATTGGATCTACCGCCACCTCAATCACTGCGCGAAGCAGATGGTGGAACTGGCGCGTGACTTCCCGGATGCCGGTGAGCTGCAACGTCGCGCGCTCAATCAGGCGGCCAGGGAGCTGCTGCTCGCCCAGTCCTCCGACTGGGCCTTCATCATGAAGACGGGCACCATGGTGGAGTACGCCCAGCGCCGCACGCGCGAGCACATCCTGCGCTTCCAGCGCCTGCACGAGCAGCTACGCGGCGGCAGTCTGGACGAGGGCTGGCTCTCTCTCGTGGAGGGGCGGGACAACCTCTATCCAGAGCTGGACTACCGCCTCTATCTGCCTGCCTGA
- a CDS encoding trypsin-like peptidase domain-containing protein, with amino-acid sequence MNRSTVSFRKALVAALLVALPPAAAVSQAPKSPPAATQPGAGNVLQPATREAQALPSLAPLVESVKSAVVNVDVQARGGGVPRGMEDNPLFERFFGGGREGGRPRREPLRQGAGSGFIIDPKGVVLTNNHVVEDAVSITIRLDDGRSFSGEVVGRDPLTDVALVRLKEKVENLPTVKLGDSDALRVGDWVVAIGNPFGLASSVSLGIVSARAREIGASQYDEFLQTDAAINPGNSGGPLFNMKGEVVGINTAIVGGGSGIGFAVPSNLIGSLLPQLEKEGSVTRAWLGVGIQDLTRDLASALKLPVNQGAILTQVMPSSPAAKAGLKQDDVVIAIDGRTVTSSGELTRTVALKRPGSTSTLTLYRDGKKQDVKVTLGTRPDLEGVASGKQRPEDQQESSRRVGVSLQNLDARTAQQAGFTDSSGALITDVVPGSPADRAQLEPGMVVIEANRKKVENADALARIIKGAESGSTLLLRVTAPGGARNLRALRVP; translated from the coding sequence ATGAACCGTTCGACCGTCTCGTTCCGGAAGGCGCTCGTCGCCGCGCTCCTGGTCGCGTTGCCCCCCGCTGCTGCTGTCTCGCAGGCGCCAAAGTCGCCGCCCGCGGCCACCCAGCCGGGCGCCGGGAACGTCCTCCAGCCCGCGACACGGGAGGCCCAGGCGCTTCCGTCGCTGGCGCCGCTGGTGGAGTCGGTGAAGTCGGCGGTGGTCAACGTGGACGTGCAGGCTCGAGGGGGCGGCGTTCCGCGTGGGATGGAGGACAACCCGCTCTTCGAGCGCTTCTTCGGTGGAGGCCGCGAGGGCGGCAGGCCGCGCCGCGAGCCGCTGCGCCAAGGGGCAGGGTCCGGCTTCATCATCGACCCGAAGGGCGTCGTCCTCACCAACAACCACGTGGTGGAGGATGCCGTCAGCATCACCATCCGCCTGGATGACGGACGCAGCTTCAGCGGCGAAGTGGTGGGGCGTGATCCGCTCACGGACGTGGCGCTCGTGCGGCTCAAGGAGAAGGTGGAGAACCTGCCCACCGTGAAGCTGGGCGACTCGGATGCATTGCGCGTGGGGGACTGGGTGGTGGCCATTGGCAACCCCTTCGGTCTGGCCTCCAGCGTCAGCCTGGGCATCGTCTCCGCGAGGGCGCGTGAGATTGGCGCCAGCCAGTACGACGAGTTCCTTCAGACGGACGCGGCCATCAACCCGGGCAACTCGGGCGGCCCGCTCTTCAACATGAAGGGCGAAGTGGTGGGCATCAACACCGCCATCGTCGGCGGTGGCTCCGGCATCGGCTTCGCGGTGCCCAGCAATCTCATCGGTTCACTGCTGCCGCAGTTGGAGAAGGAAGGCTCCGTCACGCGCGCATGGCTGGGCGTGGGCATCCAGGACTTGACGCGGGACCTGGCCAGCGCGCTCAAGCTCCCCGTGAATCAAGGCGCCATCCTCACGCAGGTGATGCCGTCGTCTCCCGCGGCGAAGGCGGGCCTGAAGCAGGATGACGTCGTCATCGCCATCGACGGCCGGACCGTCACCTCCAGCGGCGAGCTGACGCGCACCGTGGCGCTCAAGCGTCCCGGAAGCACCTCCACGTTGACGCTCTACCGCGACGGCAAGAAGCAGGACGTGAAGGTGACGCTCGGTACGCGGCCAGACCTGGAGGGCGTGGCCTCGGGGAAGCAGCGGCCGGAGGACCAGCAGGAGAGCTCCCGGCGCGTGGGCGTCAGCCTCCAGAACCTGGATGCGCGCACCGCGCAGCAGGCCGGCTTCACGGACAGCAGCGGCGCGCTCATCACCGACGTGGTGCCCGGCTCGCCAGCGGACCGCGCGCAGTTGGAGCCCGGCATGGTCGTCATCGAGGCCAACCGCAAGAAGGTGGAGAACGCGGACGCCCTGGCCCGCATCATCAAGGGCGCCGAGTCCGGGAGCACCTTGCTGCTGCGCGTGACGGCGCCGGGCGGGGCTCGCAACCTGCGCGCCCTGCGGGTGCCGTGA
- a CDS encoding SGNH/GDSL hydrolase family protein gives MSVNYVALGDSTAVGVGAARGGGYPERLASRLRAVGLPVGLTNLGQSGARIRDVFTGQVKRAVAAQPTLVTLGIGTNDLWRGTPVEDFQDDLDRIARRLKQTGAPLVVVNLADLALAPVARLVPAALYEGRIEPFNAAIAEVARVHGMHHVDLFTASKDMIPKSPHFFSDDGFHPSADGYEEWADLLLPTAQTLVSR, from the coding sequence ATGAGCGTCAACTACGTCGCGCTTGGAGACAGCACGGCCGTGGGCGTGGGGGCGGCGCGAGGAGGCGGCTATCCCGAGCGCCTCGCCTCCCGGCTGCGCGCTGTTGGCCTGCCCGTGGGCCTCACCAACCTGGGGCAGAGCGGCGCGCGCATCCGTGACGTCTTCACGGGGCAGGTGAAGCGCGCCGTGGCCGCGCAGCCCACGCTGGTGACGCTGGGCATCGGGACGAATGACCTCTGGCGCGGCACGCCCGTGGAGGACTTCCAAGACGACCTGGACCGCATCGCGCGAAGGTTGAAGCAGACCGGAGCGCCGCTGGTGGTGGTGAACCTCGCGGACCTGGCGCTGGCCCCCGTGGCGCGGCTGGTGCCCGCGGCGCTGTACGAAGGCCGCATCGAGCCCTTCAACGCCGCCATCGCGGAGGTGGCCCGGGTGCACGGCATGCACCACGTGGACCTCTTCACGGCGAGCAAGGACATGATTCCCAAGAGCCCCCACTTCTTCTCGGACGACGGCTTCCATCCGTCGGCCGATGGCTATGAGGAGTGGGCGGACCTGCTGCTGCCCACGGCGCAGACGCTCGTGAGCCGCTGA
- a CDS encoding GGDEF domain-containing protein: MPLGPDTVGRKLLWSIALPGLLVALLGVGHFWREARVAVQDATQVESLALAEFVASTFTLPQARGAPAHGAVTEVMRSDTRLFRSVEDVRVLTPDGRILWSRRSGEEGTTHPEAARLTAPGPERARSVAQMTEVIRPLGGPECAGCHTSGDVPGASILQLRMAEPALHQQLSSVFGAALGSMGLFVVLLALITGLALHFVLTRPLRKLSVAMRRAEAGDLLVRAEARGTDELAQLGSAFNQMLARLTSMKAEEIDTHRDLELVKEKLALKDELEDRLKELSLLFDVARSLNATLELDELLDAVTRLVTERLRIPEFSIMLMNPESLLEIKHAWPEGRGAEGLTFALGEGACGRAAETRKSVYLPDTSDRSSVFAKPDLVKGGLNSGALLAAPMVHMETLLGVMNFQRPEVASFSAEEIELLNAVADVVATAVKNARLHAETVKLTMTDPLTGVPNRRHLFQRMELELARSNRFGTPLALLMVDVDHFKRINDLAGHRVGDETLRRVCDVLRLRVRKVDTLARYGGEEFVILLPQTNKAEAMEVAEKLRRAVAESVELVQPGLPGNHVTVSIGASHFPSDASAQEELVDCADAALYFSKRTGRNRTTQYEAGMELHPGRERGPHTPTAEPPAVTAAPNPPGGVAKA, encoded by the coding sequence ATGCCCCTGGGTCCCGACACTGTTGGTCGCAAGCTGCTGTGGAGCATCGCCCTGCCCGGGCTGCTCGTGGCGCTGCTGGGCGTCGGCCACTTCTGGCGTGAGGCGCGGGTCGCGGTCCAGGACGCCACCCAGGTGGAGTCGCTGGCGCTGGCGGAGTTCGTCGCATCCACCTTCACCCTCCCGCAGGCACGCGGGGCTCCGGCCCATGGCGCGGTGACGGAGGTGATGCGCTCCGACACCCGGCTCTTCCGCTCGGTGGAGGACGTCCGGGTGCTGACGCCGGATGGGCGCATCCTCTGGTCCCGCCGGTCGGGTGAAGAAGGCACGACGCACCCGGAGGCCGCGCGGCTGACGGCCCCTGGCCCGGAGCGGGCGCGCTCGGTGGCGCAGATGACGGAGGTCATCCGTCCCCTCGGCGGGCCCGAGTGCGCCGGCTGCCACACCTCCGGCGACGTGCCGGGCGCCAGCATCCTGCAGCTGCGGATGGCGGAGCCGGCGCTCCACCAGCAGCTGTCGTCCGTGTTCGGCGCGGCGCTCGGCTCCATGGGCCTGTTCGTGGTGCTGCTGGCGCTCATCACCGGGCTGGCGCTGCACTTCGTCCTCACCCGCCCGCTGCGCAAGCTGAGCGTGGCCATGCGGCGCGCGGAGGCAGGCGACCTGCTGGTGCGCGCGGAGGCGCGAGGCACCGACGAGCTCGCGCAGCTGGGCTCGGCCTTCAACCAGATGCTGGCGCGGCTCACCTCCATGAAGGCGGAGGAGATCGACACCCACCGCGACCTGGAGCTGGTGAAGGAGAAGCTGGCCCTCAAGGACGAGTTGGAGGACCGCCTCAAGGAGCTGTCGCTGCTCTTCGACGTGGCGCGCTCGCTCAACGCCACGCTGGAGCTGGATGAGCTGCTGGACGCCGTCACCCGGCTGGTGACCGAGCGGCTGCGCATCCCCGAGTTCTCCATCATGTTGATGAACCCGGAGAGCCTGCTGGAAATCAAGCACGCCTGGCCGGAGGGCCGCGGCGCGGAGGGCCTCACCTTCGCGCTGGGCGAAGGCGCCTGCGGGCGCGCGGCGGAGACGCGCAAGTCGGTGTACCTGCCGGACACGTCGGACCGCTCCAGCGTGTTCGCCAAGCCGGACCTGGTGAAGGGCGGGCTCAACAGCGGCGCGCTGCTGGCGGCGCCCATGGTGCACATGGAGACGCTGCTGGGCGTGATGAACTTCCAGCGCCCCGAGGTGGCCAGCTTCTCCGCGGAGGAAATCGAGCTGCTCAACGCGGTGGCGGACGTGGTGGCCACGGCGGTGAAGAACGCCCGGCTGCACGCGGAGACGGTGAAGCTCACCATGACGGACCCGCTCACCGGCGTGCCCAACCGCCGCCACCTCTTCCAGCGCATGGAGCTGGAGCTGGCGCGTTCGAACCGCTTCGGCACCCCGCTGGCGCTGCTCATGGTGGACGTGGACCACTTCAAGCGCATCAACGACCTGGCCGGCCACCGCGTGGGTGACGAGACGCTGCGCCGGGTGTGCGACGTGCTGCGGCTGCGCGTGCGCAAGGTGGACACGCTGGCGCGCTACGGCGGCGAGGAGTTCGTCATCCTCCTGCCCCAGACGAACAAGGCGGAGGCCATGGAGGTCGCGGAGAAGCTGCGCCGCGCCGTGGCGGAGTCCGTGGAGCTGGTCCAGCCGGGCCTGCCGGGCAACCACGTCACGGTGTCCATTGGCGCGTCGCACTTCCCCTCCGACGCCTCCGCCCAGGAAGAGCTGGTGGACTGCGCGGACGCGGCGCTCTATTTCAGCAAGCGCACCGGCCGGAACCGCACCACCCAGTACGAGGCCGGCATGGAGCTGCACCCGGGCCGCGAGCGGGGCCCGCACACGCCCACGGCCGAGCCTCCCGCCGTGACTGCCGCCCCCAATCCTCCGGGTGGCGTGGCCAAGGCGTAG